One region of Limnospira fusiformis SAG 85.79 genomic DNA includes:
- a CDS encoding glycosyltransferase family 4 protein, which produces MEPIKVLHIIPWLCNGGASRATIATAKYSLKLANFQHSVASLTEADPFMADMAIKEGLSVVNTTKREEICSEMEKADIVHIHYWNNPQMCEFLRSELPATRLLIWFHIAGEHPPQVITRDLVDYADFAIPCNPYSRKLPVFENLPPEVKLKKVGMVYDAADFARVADVQPKPHDTFNVGYIGSVSFSKMHRNYVSMSAAANIPHVKFVVCGGGIHNFLKQEAEQLGASEKFNFRGFVEDIKSEIEKFDVYGYPLCEDTYAAAELNLQEVMYGGVPPVVFPHGGIRSLVMNNYTGLVVDSELEYSQALEYLYHHPEERSRLGDNAREYAKQIFGAENAAKELNPIYEKLMELPKQTRQWGFPREYSFLDKPVSILDVVGVDQKFLGSQLFVESIDEIVTDFSISMTSQNIQRLFKAEKNIAQSSTLLSRGEGSFSQYADHYPEDGYLRLWRGLVMHALSLNQQAISEFAAAIENGCNHWRVFWYLAQVAAKIDALDLAQRALFDVLNFAPDFAPAQQMLQGIEAAISEQSQALDHLNLKDINLIVFPDWNQPEDSVAEDLAQVIKAIATHPDKSQMCLLIDNSNISDEQADIALSSIIMGLLMEEDLQVEGGPEIQLLGKLTKTQWVSLINCLDAKITLESENKEITQQVSLEGIQEFQIDYIKHCQAVELENGTWELFKLSNLNFIIFPDWSQPEETVGLELQAVIKTLVNHPDKAEMTLLIDNSNITPEEADLVLSSVAMNLLMEEEIEFDGGPEILLIGELSPMQWSALMSKLQGRIKLDHENQEVINNLKADIIPVVEPDNN; this is translated from the coding sequence ATGGAACCTATTAAAGTCCTTCATATCATTCCCTGGCTATGCAATGGTGGTGCTTCTCGCGCCACTATTGCAACGGCTAAATATTCCTTGAAACTAGCTAATTTTCAACACAGTGTAGCTTCTCTAACTGAAGCCGATCCATTTATGGCTGACATGGCTATAAAAGAAGGGCTAAGTGTGGTCAATACAACCAAGCGAGAAGAAATTTGTTCGGAAATGGAAAAAGCAGATATCGTACATATTCATTATTGGAATAATCCCCAAATGTGCGAGTTTCTGCGCTCGGAATTGCCCGCAACGCGCTTATTAATTTGGTTTCATATTGCCGGAGAACACCCACCGCAAGTTATTACTAGGGATTTAGTAGATTATGCAGATTTTGCCATACCTTGCAATCCCTACTCGCGCAAACTGCCAGTATTCGAGAACTTACCCCCCGAAGTGAAATTAAAAAAAGTGGGTATGGTTTATGATGCTGCCGATTTTGCTAGAGTTGCTGACGTGCAGCCCAAACCACACGATACCTTTAATGTTGGCTACATAGGTAGTGTCAGTTTTAGCAAAATGCACCGCAATTATGTCTCAATGAGTGCGGCTGCTAACATTCCTCATGTGAAGTTTGTAGTATGTGGCGGAGGTATTCACAACTTCTTGAAACAAGAAGCGGAGCAACTCGGTGCTTCGGAAAAATTTAATTTCCGTGGCTTTGTTGAAGATATCAAATCAGAAATAGAAAAGTTTGATGTTTATGGGTATCCTCTTTGCGAAGATACTTATGCAGCGGCTGAATTAAATTTGCAGGAAGTAATGTATGGGGGAGTGCCACCTGTAGTATTTCCTCATGGTGGCATCAGAAGTTTGGTCATGAATAATTATACAGGTTTAGTGGTTGATAGCGAATTAGAATATAGCCAAGCACTTGAATATTTATATCATCATCCAGAAGAACGATCTAGATTGGGAGATAACGCCAGAGAGTATGCCAAGCAAATTTTTGGTGCTGAAAATGCTGCCAAGGAACTCAATCCCATTTACGAAAAACTAATGGAATTACCTAAGCAAACTAGGCAGTGGGGGTTTCCCAGAGAATATAGTTTTCTGGATAAACCTGTTTCTATTTTAGATGTAGTGGGAGTTGACCAGAAGTTTTTAGGGTCCCAATTATTTGTCGAATCTATTGATGAAATAGTTACTGATTTTAGCATCAGTATGACATCACAAAACATTCAAAGGCTATTTAAGGCAGAAAAAAATATTGCCCAATCTTCAACATTGCTTTCCAGAGGTGAGGGGAGTTTTTCTCAATATGCAGATCATTACCCAGAAGATGGTTATTTAAGATTATGGCGCGGATTAGTTATGCACGCTCTTAGTCTCAATCAACAGGCAATTTCAGAATTTGCGGCAGCTATTGAGAACGGATGCAATCATTGGCGTGTGTTTTGGTATTTAGCACAGGTAGCAGCCAAAATAGACGCTCTGGATTTAGCCCAACGCGCTTTATTTGATGTCTTAAATTTTGCACCCGATTTTGCACCTGCCCAACAAATGCTGCAAGGCATAGAAGCTGCTATATCAGAGCAATCTCAGGCACTTGATCACCTCAATCTTAAAGATATTAACTTAATTGTCTTTCCAGATTGGAATCAACCAGAAGATTCTGTGGCGGAAGATTTGGCTCAAGTCATTAAGGCGATCGCCACTCATCCAGATAAAAGTCAGATGTGTCTTTTGATAGACAATAGCAACATTTCCGATGAGCAGGCAGATATAGCCCTATCTAGCATAATTATGGGTCTTCTTATGGAGGAAGATTTACAGGTTGAAGGGGGACCAGAGATTCAATTGTTAGGAAAGTTAACTAAAACGCAGTGGGTATCTTTGATAAATTGTTTGGATGCTAAAATCACGCTGGAGTCTGAGAATAAAGAAATAACTCAACAAGTTTCACTAGAAGGTATCCAAGAGTTCCAAATTGATTATATTAAACATTGTCAAGCAGTTGAGCTAGAGAATGGTACTTGGGAACTCTTCAAACTTAGTAATCTGAATTTTATCATTTTCCCCGACTGGTCACAACCAGAAGAAACTGTCGGATTAGAATTACAAGCGGTGATTAAAACCCTGGTTAATCATCCCGATAAAGCCGAGATGACCCTATTGATAGATAACAGCAACATTACCCCAGAAGAGGCTGATTTAGTGTTATCTAGTGTGGCTATGAACTTGTTAATGGAGGAGGAAATAGAATTTGATGGCGGGCCAGAAATTTTGTTAATTGGCGAGTTGAGTCCCATGCAGTGGTCGGCTTTAATGTCTAAGTTACAGGGTCGGATTAAATTAGACCATGAAAATCAGGAAGTAATTAATAACCTCAAGGCTGATATTATTCCGGTAGTTGAACCGGATAATAATTAA
- a CDS encoding DUF29 domain-containing protein encodes MNQLSEEASLYDRDYHLWVLETVKHLETSDFEALDLENLIAEILGWAAMDKRELRNLLRLSFEHLLMWQYGEAERSNNYGHWRGEVTNFRKQIKDELEDSPSLKPYLQQIFEQCYQDGREIASMRSQLPLETFPEKAIANLDQVLDENWFPRVSK; translated from the coding sequence ATGAATCAACTCAGCGAGGAAGCGAGCTTATATGATAGGGATTATCATCTCTGGGTTCTGGAAACGGTTAAACATCTAGAAACAAGCGATTTCGAGGCTCTGGATTTGGAGAACTTAATCGCGGAAATTCTAGGCTGGGCTGCGATGGACAAAAGAGAGTTAAGGAATCTTTTAAGGCTGTCATTTGAGCATTTGCTAATGTGGCAATACGGGGAGGCGGAAAGGTCTAATAATTACGGACATTGGCGGGGAGAAGTTACTAATTTTCGCAAGCAGATTAAAGATGAATTAGAAGATAGTCCGAGTCTGAAACCTTATTTACAACAAATATTTGAGCAGTGTTATCAAGATGGTCGGGAAATTGCCTCAATGCGATCGCAACTTCCCCTAGAGACTTTCCCGGAAAAGGCGATCGCCAACTTAGACCAGGTATTAGATGAAAATTGGTTTCCTCGGGTGAGTAAGTAG
- a CDS encoding nucleotidyltransferase family protein has product MMNQEFVNSDRLAYWKQRMTQQAAQNKKLVNQARSDVDTIVEMLVSQFGVRRVILFGSLVRGRFRETSDIDLAVEGLRKKDYFLAVAEANDLTRRWVDLKPFEDLEPHFRDRVLQTGECVYEAG; this is encoded by the coding sequence ATGATGAATCAGGAATTTGTGAATAGCGATCGCCTAGCCTATTGGAAACAACGAATGACGCAGCAGGCGGCGCAAAATAAAAAATTAGTCAACCAGGCGCGATCGGATGTGGATACAATTGTAGAAATGCTGGTGAGTCAGTTTGGAGTGAGGCGGGTTATCCTATTCGGGTCGTTAGTTAGGGGGAGGTTTAGGGAAACTTCTGATATTGATTTGGCGGTGGAAGGGTTGAGAAAAAAAGATTATTTTTTGGCGGTGGCGGAGGCGAATGACTTAACGCGGCGATGGGTGGATTTGAAACCTTTTGAGGATTTAGAGCCACATTTTCGCGATCGAGTATTGCAAACAGGGGAATGTGTTTATGAGGCAGGTTAG
- a CDS encoding DUF29 domain-containing protein, with translation MQQLSESRKSLYDTDYNLWVLETVKHLKKGDFEAVDLENLIEEVLDLSKRDKRKLASLLTLLFEHLLKLKYWHSETDNNQNHWRREIRNFRKQIKRHLKDSPSLENYLSQELVDIYEDARELVSEISGLSVSDFPTTPIANLDEVLDENWFP, from the coding sequence ATGCAACAGTTAAGCGAATCACGGAAAAGTCTATATGATACGGATTATAATCTCTGGGTTCTGGAAACGGTTAAACACCTAAAAAAAGGTGATTTTGAGGCGGTGGATTTAGAGAACCTGATCGAAGAGGTGCTAGACTTGAGTAAAAGGGATAAAAGAAAGTTAGCCAGTCTGTTGACTCTTTTATTTGAGCATTTACTCAAACTCAAATATTGGCATTCTGAAACAGACAATAATCAAAATCACTGGCGGCGAGAAATCCGTAATTTCAGGAAACAGATTAAGCGACATTTAAAGGATAGTCCCAGCCTCGAAAATTACCTATCCCAGGAATTAGTTGATATCTACGAAGATGCGCGAGAGTTGGTTTCTGAGATTTCGGGTTTATCGGTGAGCGATTTTCCCACGACTCCGATCGCCAACTTAGACGAGGTATTAGATGAAAATTGGTTTCCGTAA
- a CDS encoding TylF/MycF/NovP-related O-methyltransferase produces the protein MNYSEESKMSEDRVLGELEKAQELFKQGKFKEAAQLYKELITNHSDLLKSGMGINLAHSIILSVDWSEVSKNLPSGINYLESSGWIKSLATGVPINFDSQPIPWYTYPAIEFIENKISSDFKVFEYGSGQSTLWWAERVLKVISVESDRNWFSYIQEKMPKNVELSLSAQEEEYAAEISRYSNNYFDVIIIDGKNRNKCVELSLSKLKDTGFIIFDNTDDYSYDRGIEFLAFNGYKRIDFYGTIAGYTYKNCTSVFFKDTQLLERGELPSEKESCLGPACFQVTHPRPKNNYTSMDKKWQLNRPVCLILFNRPETTEKVFEAIREVKPPKLFVIADGPRPEKTGEAEKCAAARAIINRVDWDCEVFTNYSTVNLGVRKRISSGLTWLFNNVEEAIVLEDDCLPHPTFFRFCQELLERYRDDERVMFISGDNFQFGQNQTEYSYYFSYYAHCWGWASWRRAWQKYDSEMSLWPQVKNADLLSNILQDNDAQRFWSNIFQQVYEGFNTWDYVWQFTCLVNNGLSILPNANLVSNIGFTSDASHTRDVGSKLANMPTEAMNFPLKHPPFIIRNTKADNFTEKTIFGGKASQQKPQESKEILIEEAVKELNANNNQQALMLFEEAIVSFPDRLYINYGKAVALAKLGQPNQAVGILERLLAVIPDHRKAKLLLQEIRPGKVGDLMQQAVQAINNDEVVLAFNLLNQAKSLKQPTVGLDYLRATCFIKMNQPAAAWQSLYEELRYFPNNTEAQNLRNQIQEQYPQILSSRVGDTEFQELLGLIRPYTMLSEARLYSLFCLTKRVCLENIPGNFAECGVAAGGSTALMAAVIKRYTKQPRWLYAFDSFEGMPSPTAEDKSYGVSAELTGWGTGTCAAPEASTREICSKLGVGNLVQTVKGYFQDTLPIMRNRVGMLALLHMDGDWYESTKAILHNLYDRVSDNGFIQVDDYGHWEGCRQAFHEFESDRQLKFNINPIDGTGVWFQCPNKYPVNPVFQPLLVEEFKEDDPVVYGIQSQMSRNERFQLYYSLRQLLPETSSPLRFIEIGSFAGSSLFLNYRALKRSHTEIQGFAIEPGLHPQLQQVLQQLQNEVTHLRMFSHQAVDQLRQLCEIDGNFPPFIFVDGDHTYEGVRQDIANYFTILAPGGIMVFHDYLPPLNEENREAILFHHGGKEPGIRQACQELMEDEYGCEKIEIPLLYPTDPTQSQAYLPIIPRVFSTVKVYRKPYN, from the coding sequence ATGAATTATTCTGAGGAATCAAAAATGTCAGAGGATCGAGTATTAGGTGAATTAGAAAAAGCTCAAGAATTATTTAAGCAAGGCAAATTTAAAGAAGCAGCGCAATTATATAAAGAATTAATTACTAATCACTCTGATTTACTCAAGAGTGGAATGGGTATTAACCTAGCCCATAGTATTATTTTGTCTGTAGATTGGTCTGAAGTTTCAAAAAACTTACCTTCAGGTATAAATTATTTAGAATCATCAGGCTGGATCAAGTCTTTAGCGACTGGCGTTCCTATCAATTTTGATTCGCAACCTATTCCTTGGTACACCTATCCGGCGATAGAGTTTATAGAAAACAAGATTTCATCAGATTTTAAAGTTTTTGAATACGGCAGCGGGCAATCAACATTGTGGTGGGCTGAAAGAGTATTAAAGGTAATTTCGGTTGAAAGCGATCGCAATTGGTTTTCTTATATTCAAGAAAAAATGCCTAAAAATGTAGAATTAAGTCTCAGCGCTCAAGAAGAAGAATACGCAGCCGAAATCAGTAGATATTCAAATAACTACTTTGACGTAATTATTATAGATGGTAAGAATAGAAATAAATGTGTAGAATTAAGCTTAAGCAAGCTGAAAGATACGGGGTTTATTATTTTTGACAATACTGATGATTACAGCTACGATCGAGGAATCGAGTTCTTGGCATTTAATGGATATAAAAGAATAGATTTCTACGGCACCATCGCGGGCTACACTTACAAAAACTGTACTTCAGTATTTTTTAAAGATACTCAGTTATTAGAGAGAGGAGAATTACCTAGCGAGAAGGAGTCTTGTTTGGGACCTGCCTGTTTTCAAGTGACTCATCCTAGACCTAAAAATAATTATACAAGTATGGATAAGAAATGGCAGTTAAATAGACCAGTGTGCTTAATCCTATTCAATAGACCGGAGACCACAGAGAAAGTCTTTGAAGCAATACGGGAGGTTAAACCTCCTAAGTTATTTGTTATTGCCGATGGCCCGCGTCCAGAAAAAACTGGGGAAGCTGAGAAATGTGCGGCAGCGAGGGCTATCATTAATCGCGTTGACTGGGATTGCGAAGTTTTCACTAACTATTCTACGGTGAATTTAGGGGTAAGGAAACGAATATCGAGCGGTTTGACATGGCTATTTAACAATGTAGAGGAAGCCATTGTTTTAGAAGATGATTGTTTACCCCACCCCACCTTCTTTCGCTTTTGTCAGGAATTGTTAGAACGATATCGCGACGACGAGCGAGTAATGTTTATTTCGGGTGACAATTTTCAGTTTGGACAAAATCAAACTGAATATAGTTACTATTTTTCTTACTATGCCCATTGTTGGGGTTGGGCAAGTTGGCGACGGGCGTGGCAGAAGTATGATAGTGAAATGAGCTTGTGGCCACAGGTAAAAAATGCTGATTTGCTTTCTAACATTTTACAAGATAATGATGCCCAAAGATTTTGGTCTAATATTTTTCAACAGGTTTACGAAGGATTTAACACTTGGGATTATGTTTGGCAATTTACTTGCTTAGTTAATAATGGTCTAAGCATTCTTCCAAATGCTAACTTAGTTTCTAATATTGGCTTTACTTCTGATGCTTCCCATACCAGAGACGTAGGAAGTAAATTGGCGAATATGCCCACAGAAGCCATGAATTTTCCTCTCAAACATCCTCCATTTATAATCCGCAATACTAAAGCAGATAATTTTACCGAAAAAACTATTTTCGGTGGTAAAGCTTCTCAGCAAAAACCGCAAGAATCTAAAGAAATTTTAATAGAAGAAGCTGTTAAAGAATTAAATGCTAACAACAATCAACAGGCTTTGATGTTGTTTGAAGAAGCGATCGTTAGTTTTCCAGACAGGTTGTATATTAACTATGGGAAAGCAGTTGCTCTAGCTAAACTAGGACAACCTAATCAAGCCGTCGGCATCCTGGAACGTTTGTTAGCTGTCATACCTGACCACAGAAAAGCTAAATTGTTACTCCAAGAAATTAGACCTGGAAAAGTGGGAGATTTAATGCAACAAGCGGTTCAGGCGATCAATAATGATGAAGTGGTTCTAGCTTTTAATTTATTGAACCAAGCAAAATCATTAAAGCAACCAACAGTAGGACTAGATTATTTACGGGCTACCTGCTTCATCAAAATGAATCAACCAGCAGCAGCGTGGCAATCTTTATATGAAGAACTACGATATTTCCCAAATAATACTGAAGCTCAAAATCTTCGCAACCAAATTCAGGAACAATACCCGCAAATCCTTTCAAGCCGGGTAGGAGATACAGAATTTCAGGAATTATTGGGATTAATCCGTCCCTACACTATGTTAAGCGAAGCACGCTTATATTCTTTGTTCTGTTTAACAAAGCGTGTATGCTTAGAAAACATTCCGGGTAACTTTGCCGAATGTGGCGTGGCGGCTGGAGGTTCCACTGCATTAATGGCTGCAGTTATCAAACGATATACCAAACAACCCCGTTGGTTATATGCTTTTGATTCTTTTGAAGGGATGCCTAGCCCCACAGCAGAAGATAAGTCTTATGGCGTGTCTGCTGAGTTAACGGGTTGGGGAACAGGAACTTGTGCGGCTCCAGAAGCTAGTACGCGAGAAATTTGTTCTAAACTGGGGGTGGGAAATCTTGTACAAACTGTGAAAGGGTATTTCCAAGATACTCTGCCCATTATGCGAAACAGAGTCGGTATGCTTGCTCTTTTGCACATGGATGGTGATTGGTACGAATCGACAAAAGCAATTCTCCATAACTTATACGATCGCGTTTCTGATAATGGGTTCATCCAAGTAGATGACTACGGTCACTGGGAAGGTTGCCGCCAGGCATTCCATGAATTTGAAAGCGATCGCCAACTTAAGTTTAACATTAACCCAATTGATGGTACAGGGGTTTGGTTCCAGTGTCCCAACAAGTACCCGGTCAATCCAGTATTTCAACCTTTGTTGGTGGAAGAGTTTAAGGAAGACGATCCGGTGGTATATGGAATTCAAAGTCAAATGTCGCGCAACGAGCGCTTTCAACTGTACTATTCCCTACGCCAACTGCTGCCAGAAACGTCATCTCCTTTACGGTTTATTGAAATTGGGTCTTTTGCTGGCAGTTCCTTATTTTTAAATTACAGGGCATTGAAGCGGTCTCATACTGAAATACAAGGTTTTGCGATCGAGCCGGGACTACATCCACAGTTGCAACAAGTTCTCCAACAGTTGCAAAATGAAGTTACTCACCTACGGATGTTTTCTCACCAAGCTGTAGATCAACTGAGACAACTGTGCGAGATAGATGGTAATTTTCCGCCTTTTATCTTTGTAGATGGCGATCATACTTATGAAGGAGTACGACAAGATATTGCCAATTACTTTACCATCCTAGCACCAGGTGGAATCATGGTTTTTCACGACTATTTACCCCCTCTTAATGAGGAAAATCGTGAGGCTATCTTGTTTCATCATGGCGGCAAGGAACCGGGCATCAGGCAAGCCTGTCAGGAATTAATGGAAGATGAATATGGTTGCGAAAAGATTGAAATTCCATTATTATATCCGACAGACCCAACCCAAAGTCAAGCTTATTTGCCGATTATTCCACGAGTATTTTCGACAGTCAAAGTCTATCGCAAACCTTATAATTAA
- a CDS encoding NAD(P)/FAD-dependent oxidoreductase, which produces MTEQPTRICILGGGFGGLYTALRLTQLPWLPTQTPEITIVDSRDRFVFAPLLYELVTGELQAWEIAPPFEQLLEETPIRFIQGTVADIDITARQVQLQDGQFLDYDRLVLAMGGETPLDIVPGSQQYAIPFRRVEDAYRLQERLRILEASDAEKIRVAIIGGGYSGVELACKLAERLGKRGRLRLVERGEKILKSAPDFNREAAQKALSERQVWLDLETTVQSLDAESITLEYRDQVDTLPVDIVMWTVGTQTPDLVRSLPLKQNTEHQIIINPQLQVIEHPEIFALGDLADCHDAEGKKVPKTAQAAFQQADYAGWNLWASLTGRPLLSFHYQALGEMMTLGKDNATLTGLGIKLDGQLAHVARRLIYLYRLPTLEHQMRVAFNWISRPIQELMINK; this is translated from the coding sequence ATGACAGAACAACCAACTCGCATTTGTATTCTCGGTGGTGGTTTCGGGGGGCTATATACCGCCCTACGTTTAACCCAGTTACCGTGGCTACCCACACAAACCCCGGAAATTACTATAGTTGACTCCAGAGACCGCTTTGTATTTGCGCCCCTACTTTATGAACTGGTGACCGGAGAACTACAAGCCTGGGAAATTGCGCCACCGTTTGAACAACTCCTGGAAGAAACACCCATCCGGTTTATTCAGGGAACTGTTGCCGATATTGATATTACCGCCCGACAGGTGCAATTACAAGATGGTCAATTTCTCGATTACGATCGCCTAGTTTTAGCCATGGGAGGAGAAACCCCCCTTGATATAGTACCAGGTTCCCAACAATACGCCATACCTTTTCGTCGGGTGGAGGATGCTTATCGTTTACAAGAACGTTTGCGTATCCTGGAAGCCTCGGACGCGGAAAAAATTAGAGTAGCCATCATTGGCGGCGGTTATAGTGGGGTAGAATTAGCCTGTAAATTAGCGGAAAGACTCGGAAAACGCGGTCGTTTGCGCCTAGTGGAAAGAGGGGAAAAAATCCTCAAATCTGCCCCCGACTTTAACCGGGAAGCTGCCCAAAAAGCCCTATCAGAACGACAGGTTTGGCTGGATTTAGAAACTACTGTTCAATCCCTAGATGCCGAAAGTATTACCCTCGAATATCGCGACCAGGTAGATACTTTACCGGTTGATATTGTTATGTGGACGGTGGGAACCCAGACCCCGGATTTAGTGCGATCGCTTCCCCTGAAACAAAACACCGAACATCAAATCATCATTAATCCCCAATTACAAGTGATTGAACACCCGGAAATATTCGCCCTGGGAGACCTCGCCGACTGTCATGATGCGGAAGGCAAAAAAGTTCCCAAAACCGCCCAAGCTGCCTTTCAACAAGCCGATTATGCTGGCTGGAATCTGTGGGCATCTTTAACCGGGAGACCCCTGCTATCTTTCCATTATCAAGCCCTAGGAGAAATGATGACTTTAGGGAAAGATAACGCGACTCTCACAGGTTTAGGAATTAAACTCGATGGACAGTTAGCCCATGTCGCCCGCCGCCTCATTTATCTGTATCGTTTACCGACCTTAGAACATCAAATGCGGGTAGCATTTAACTGGATAAGTCGCCCCATTCAAGAGTTGATGATCAATAAATAA
- a CDS encoding tetratricopeptide repeat protein has protein sequence MGTVENSDSLRKHYGDAIARRMERRKKLQKVIMFISTAAFLGMMSSGLGAMFRSNSQSSEVNQAEEVATIVSQLERQEQGYQSVLQREPENQTALEGLVMVRLQQNKLEEAIAPLEKLVSLYPDIEDYQNLLKQLKADTQTAVED, from the coding sequence ATGGGAACTGTCGAAAATTCCGATTCTCTGAGAAAACACTACGGAGACGCGATCGCTCGCCGCATGGAACGTCGCAAAAAACTACAGAAGGTTATAATGTTCATTTCGACGGCAGCTTTTCTGGGGATGATGTCTTCGGGTTTGGGTGCAATGTTTCGCAGTAATTCCCAATCCTCGGAGGTAAACCAAGCGGAGGAGGTTGCCACAATTGTATCACAGTTAGAACGCCAAGAACAGGGTTATCAGTCGGTTTTGCAACGGGAACCGGAAAATCAAACAGCTTTGGAAGGGTTGGTGATGGTTCGCTTACAACAAAATAAACTGGAAGAGGCGATCGCACCTTTGGAAAAGTTGGTGAGTTTATATCCCGATATTGAGGATTATCAAAATCTCTTGAAACAGTTAAAAGCTGATACACAGACAGCGGTTGAAGATTAG
- a CDS encoding DUF29 domain-containing protein has product MQQLSESLKSLYDTDYNLWVLETVKHLKKGDFEAVDLENLIEEVLDLSKRDKRKLASLLTLLFEHLLMWQYWEAETERNRGHWEREITNFRLQIVRLLEDSPSLRNYLDEQLSQCYQDGCKLASRHSQLPLETFPEKAIANLDQVLDENWFPRVSK; this is encoded by the coding sequence ATGCAACAGTTAAGCGAATCACTGAAAAGTCTATATGATACGGATTATAATCTCTGGGTTCTGGAAACGGTTAAACACCTAAAAAAAGGTGATTTTGAGGCGGTGGATTTAGAGAACCTGATCGAAGAGGTGCTAGACTTGAGTAAAAGGGATAAAAGAAAGTTAGCCAGTCTGTTGACTCTTTTATTTGAGCATTTGCTAATGTGGCAATACTGGGAGGCGGAAACGGAAAGAAATCGAGGACATTGGGAAAGAGAAATAACTAATTTTAGATTGCAGATCGTCAGACTGTTAGAAGATAGTCCTAGCCTGAGAAATTACCTAGATGAGCAACTCAGCCAATGTTATCAAGATGGTTGTAAATTGGCGAGTAGACATTCGCAACTTCCCCTAGAGACTTTCCCGGAAAAGGCGATCGCCAACTTAGACCAGGTATTAGATGAAAATTGGTTTCCTCGGGTGAGTAAGTAG
- a CDS encoding HAD-IA family hydrolase codes for MPMMINDNILPPKLILLDAVGTLFGVRESVGDIYSKIAQKWGVNVCPKTLNQAFYQSFSAATPMAFPGADMAEIPQLELAWWRDIAAESFKAVGVFQEFSDFPKFFDHLYQEFATAEPWVVYPDVIPTLTKWRNCGIELGVLSNFDSRLYPVLEVLDLGGFFSTVTISTEVGAAKPDPKIFAVALEKYDFQPGEVLHIGDSLTADYEGAKSAGIAGVLVERDTPSTPDKASYSTLAEIELNCDR; via the coding sequence ATGCCCATGATGATAAATGATAACATTCTGCCGCCTAAATTAATCTTACTAGATGCGGTGGGAACCCTCTTTGGTGTCCGAGAAAGTGTGGGCGATATTTACAGCAAAATCGCCCAAAAATGGGGAGTTAATGTCTGTCCTAAAACCCTAAATCAGGCATTTTATCAGAGTTTTAGCGCCGCTACACCCATGGCTTTTCCCGGCGCAGATATGGCGGAAATTCCCCAATTAGAACTAGCCTGGTGGCGCGATATTGCCGCCGAAAGTTTTAAGGCTGTCGGGGTTTTTCAGGAGTTTTCCGACTTCCCCAAGTTTTTTGATCACCTTTACCAAGAATTTGCGACGGCTGAACCTTGGGTGGTTTATCCTGATGTAATTCCCACGTTGACAAAGTGGCGGAATTGTGGTATAGAATTAGGAGTTTTATCTAACTTTGATTCCCGGTTATATCCAGTGTTAGAAGTTTTGGATTTAGGGGGATTTTTCTCGACGGTGACGATTTCCACAGAAGTGGGTGCGGCGAAACCTGACCCGAAAATTTTTGCGGTCGCACTAGAAAAATACGATTTTCAGCCAGGAGAAGTTTTGCATATTGGGGACAGTTTGACAGCGGACTATGAGGGGGCAAAATCAGCGGGAATAGCGGGGGTATTAGTAGAACGAGATACTCCCTCAACGCCAGATAAAGCGTCCTATTCTACCTTAGCAGAGATTGAGTTAAATTGCGATCGCTAA